In Pleuronectes platessa chromosome 5, fPlePla1.1, whole genome shotgun sequence, a single genomic region encodes these proteins:
- the LOC128440017 gene encoding B-cell receptor CD22 yields MSVTAAASGFVVLLLTVTVVQCENGWDVSYNSTEICAVRGSTVDITCTYTYPSTVNNLNTTVQETFWFIKESNGIHVDLRTDPEYSGRVENLCGNNTCTLRISNLRESDSAVYKFRFTTNQPTGSLTGSAGVTLSVTDLHVQVSTSMQFEYYNDAKLRCQSSCRLPDHLNYVWYTNQRKMRKEGATSSGYFDYTDSVSCAVKGLEDFSSTSMLLSQNGWGVSYTSTEICAFRGSTVDINCSYTYPSWLNGRVTTVQKTFWFIQESNGIHVDLNTDPEYSGRVENLCGNNKCTLRISNLRESDSAVYKFMFTTNQPTGSLNGSAGVTLNVTDPQLQVHVRRSTANQSSTWTELTCHSSCKLPDHLSYVWYNNNKPVGRKKYFQFRHFNPEDSYHCAIEGQERFPSPTLYYPSDAPKPPTVSVSPSGEIMEGSSVTLTCSSDANPAAHYTWYKRSGDKQVQRLCEETQFVLSSIRSSDSGEFYCTAENELGRSSANIFITVTYAPKPPSVSVSPSGEIMEGSSVTLTCSSDANPAAKYTWYKEDEDSPTASGQNVIITDITAEHGGKYQCEAQNTQGRSNTTLHLTVGAGKSVIIMNTIRYTLVVMLVPVLVWILWTRMKKTLSMKSEVNEAVEMIELDNCPEYENNAAAAQTEDTEEQEDLV; encoded by the exons atgagtgtaactgcagcagccagtggatttgttgtccttcttctcactgtgacag tggtacagtgtgagaatggctgggatgtgagttacaattctactgagatctgtgccgtcagaggatcaacagtggacattacctgtacctacacgtacccatccacagttaataaccttaatactacagttcaggaaactttctggttcattaaagagagtaatgggattcacgttgatctaaggactgatccggagtattcaggtcgtgtggagaatctctgtggaaacaacacgtgcactctgagaatctctaacctgagagagagcgactcagctgtgtacaagttcaggttcacaacaaaccaacctactgggagtttaactggttcggctggagtcactctgtctgtcactg atttgcatgtgcaggtgagcaCATCAATGCAGTTTGAATATTATAACGATGCAAagctcaggtgtcagagcagttgtcgtcttcctgatcatctgaactacgtctggtacaCGAATCAACGGAAGATGAGGAAGGAAGGAGCAACTTCTTCAGGTTATTTTGATTATACAGAcagtgtttcctgtgctgttaaaggactCGAGGATTTCTCATCTACctcaatgt tgttgAGTCAGAATGGCTGgggtgtgagttacacttctactgagatctgtgccttcagaggatcaacagtggacattaactgtagctacacatacccatcctgGTTGAATGGCCGTGTTACTACAGTTCAGAAAACTTTCTGGTTTATtcaagagagtaatgggattcacgttgatctaaatACTGATccagagtattcaggtcgtgtggagaatctctgtggaaacaacaagtgcactctgagaatctctaacctgagagagagcgactcagctgtgtacaagttcatgttcacaacaaaccaacctactgggagtttaaatggttcagctggagtcactctgaaTGTCACAG accctcagctccaggtacatgtgaggagatcaacagccaatcaatcttctacctggacagagctgacctgtcacagcagctgtaagctccctgatcatctttcctacgtttggtacaataacaataaacctgttggacgaaaaaaatactttcagttCCGACACTTTAATCCTgaagacagctatcactgtgctatagaaggacaggagcgtttcccttctcctacattgt ACTATCCttcagacgctccaaagcctcccactgtgtcagtgagtccctctggtgagatcatggagggcagctcagtgactctgacctgcagcagtgatgctaacccagcagctcactacacctggtacaagagaAGTGGAGATAAACAAGTTCAACGTCTCTGTGAAGAGACACAATTTGTCCTCAGCTCCATCCGGTCTTCAGACTCTGGAGAGTTTTActgcacagctgagaatgagCTGGGAAGGAGTTCAGCAAACATCTTTattactgtgacat atgctccaaagcctccctctgtgtcagtgagtccctctggtgagatcatggagggcagctcggtgactctgacctgcagcagtgatgctaacccagcagctaaatacacctggtacaaggaggacgaggactcaccaacagcatcaggacaaaacGTCATCATCACtgatatcacagctgaacatggtggaaagtatcagtgtgaggcccagaacacacaaggacgtagtaacaccaccttacatctgactgttggagcag GGAAGTCAGTGATAATCATGAATACCATCAGGTACACTCTGGTGGTCATGCTGGTTCCAGTGCTTGTCTGGATTCTGTGGACGag gatgaagaaaactctAAGTAtgaaatcagaagtgaatgaagctgtggagatgatagag TTAGACAACTGTCCTGAGTATGAGAACaacgctgctgcagcacagacagaagacacagaggagcaggaagacctggtgtga